The genomic window GCGTCCGCCCTGGAGAAGCTGGTCCTCCCGAGCCGGGTCCCGGGATATCACCCGGCCCTGCTCGACGAGCTCACCACCACCGGCGAGGTCGTGTGGGCGGGAGCGGGCGCCCTCCCCGGCAAGGACGGCTGGCTGTCGCTCTACCTCGCCGACAGCGCTCCCCTGCTCCTGCCGCCTCCCCAGCCGTTGGAGCAGACCGCGCTGCACGAGTCCGTGCTCACCGTCCTCTCCGGCGGATACGGGCTCTTCTTCCGGCAGATCGCCGACCAGGTCCGTGCCACCACCCACCCGGACTGCACGGATCCGCAACTGGCCGACGCTCTCTGGGACCTGGTCTGGTCGGGGCGCCTCACCAACGACACCCTCGCCCCGCTGCGGTCACTCCTCGGCTCCGGCCGCACGGCGGGTTCCACCGCACACCGGGCGAAGCGCAATGTGCCGCGCGGGCGTTACGGGTCGCTGACCGCCGCGGCCCGTCCCGCGTCCCGTACCGGGCCGCCGACCGTGTCGGGGCGATGGTCGCTCCTGCCCCCGTCCGAGCCTGAACCGACGCATCGCGCGCACGCCCTGGCCCGTACGCTCCTGGACCGCCACGGTGTGGTGACCCGGGGTGCCGTGCAGGCCGAGGGCGTCGAGGGCGGGTTCTCGGCGGTCTACCGCATTCTCGCCGCGTTCGAGGACAGCGGGCAGGCCCGCCGCGGTTATGTCGTCGAGGGCCTGGGAGCCGCGCAGTTCGCGATGGACGGCGCCGTGGACCGGCTCAGGGCGGCGTCGACGGCGCGTGACCGGGCCGATCCGGGTGCCGCCCCCCGCGCCCTGGTGCTGGCTGCGGCCGATCCGGCCAACGCGTACGGTGCCGCCCTGCCCTGGCCCGAATCGCCGGACGGCGCCGGTCACAAGCCTGGCCGTAAGGCCGGAGCCCTGGTCGTCCTCGTCGACGGCGAACTGGCGCTGTACATGGAGCGGGGCGGCAAGTCCCTCCTCGCCTGGCCCGTCGACCCGGCCGACCCCGCACTCCGCGCGGCGGCCGAGGCACTCGCCTCGGCGGCCCGCGCGGGGACGCTCGGCACGGTCACGGTGGAGCGGACCAACGGCGCGTCCTCCCTCACGTCACCGCTGGGCCGCACCCTGGAGGCCGCCGGCTTCCTGGCCACGCCGCGAGGACTGCGCCTGCGTGCCTGACGTGGCCCTACGGCGCCGGCCGGGCCGTCTCCGGCGGCGAACCCGCATCATGGAGGCATGCCCGAAGGTGACACCGTCCTGCAGGCCGCGCGGCGTCTCGACACCGCGCTGGCAGGTCATGTGCTGACTCGGTTCGATCTGCGGGTCCCCCGGTTCGCCACGTCCGACCTGACGGGCCGCAGGGTCCTGGGCGTCGTCTCACGGGGCAAGCACCTGCTCACCCGGTTCGAGGAGGGCTTCACGCTCCACAGTCATCTGCGCATGGACGGCGCATGGTGTGTCTACGATCCCGGCGAGCGCTGGCGGGGTGGCCCGGCCTTCCAGATCCGCGCCGTACTGGCGACGGCGGAACACACGGCCGTCGGCTACAGGCTGCCTGTCCTGGAGTTGCTCCGGACCCGGGACGAGGAGCAGGTCGTCGGCCATCTCGGTCCTGATCTGCTGGGGTCCGACTGGGACCCGGATACCGCGCTGCGCAACCTGCTCGATGACCCGGCACGTCCCGTGGGTGAGGCCCTGCTGGACCAGCGCAATCTCGCGGGCATCGGCAATGTCTACATGTGCGAGCTCTGCTTCATGGCCCGTGTGACGCCGTGGCTCCCGATGGGTGAGATCCCGCCGCCGCTGGCCACGCGTCTCGTCCACACGGCCAAGCAGCTCCTGGAAGCCAATCGCGATCGTCCTACCCGGACCACGACGGGCGCCGTCGCCGCCGTGTCGCGCGGCAGGGTGCGCGAACGTCTTTTCGTCTACGGCCGGGGCGATCGCCCCTGTCTGCGCTGCCGGACACCCATCAGAAGGGCGGAGCGCGATGACCGGCCCGTCTACTGGTGCCCACAATGCCAGCCGGGGCCCACGGTTTAGAACGGCTCACCGTCCGCGCCGCCCGGACGGTCCGCGGTCGGGGGCGGGGCGGATATACAGGTCCGCGGCTCGTCGAAGGCCTGATATGGGCGCGAAGTCCGTAGTTCTCCGGGGGCCCGAGCCGGCCGCGCCGTGGCAGTCACGTGCACCGGCAGGAGGCTGAGCCCCCATCCACCGGCCACGACGGCGCCCTCCACGAGTCCGGCGTGCTCCGGTTCGAGGAGGAGACGCAGGACCGCCCACCACCACATGCCGCCGAGGGCGAGCACGGGCACCCATCGCCGCACCATGGCTGCCTCCTCAGGCCGACGCTAGTACGGCTTGATCCGCTTCAGGAGGGCGCACCGTTGCATCACAGGCGTGCGGGGCGCGCGGACAGCGCGTCCGAGCGCCGTCCGAGGTCTTCGTGGGGAGCGGCGAACCACGGGCCTCCCCCGCAGTCTCTCCCGGGTCGGCGCCGCCTGCATCCCGCGGTCCGCCCCGGACATGCCGGTGCCCCCGGGAACGTGCATTCCTCGGGGGCACACCGCGTGAGCGCTCTCCGCTATGTGTCGTCGCCCAGGGAGTCCTTCACGCCCTTGGCGCGCTCCCCGACCCCGCCCATGGCCCCTTCCGCCTTGGCCTTGGCCTGGTCGGACTTGCCCTCGGCCTCCTTGCGGCGGTCTCCGGTGAGCTTTCCGGTGGTCTCCTTGGCCTTGCCCTTGAGCTTGTCCACTGCCTTCTTGTCCGTCACGGCGGTTCCTTCCTCGAGTTCGAGCTCAGGCACTCTCGGCCTGGAACATCCACGCGTGCTTCTCGAGATCCGCTGTGAGCGTGATCAGGATGTCCTGGCTGATGGGGTCGGGTTCGTCGGTCGCCTCGATGCGCTCCCGCATACGGTCGATGACGACCCGCAGGGCGTCGACGAGCACGCGTACCGCGTCCACGTCCTTGATCCATCCCTCCGGGACGGCGTCGATGGCGGTGGTCTTGGCAAGAGTGCGGGACCGGCCGTCGGGGTTGACGCCGACCGCGGAAGCCCGCTCCGCCACCGTGTCCGAGTGCTGTCGCGCCGTGTCCACGACCTCGTCGAGCTGGAGGTGCACGGACCGGAAGCGCGGGCCGACCACATTCCAGTGGACCTGCTTGGCCACCAGCGAGAGGTCCACGAGGTCGACCAGCGCACCCTGCAGTGCGTCACCCACGACCTTGCGGTCGCCTTCGGACAGGGCGCTCTTCACGACAGACATCCACTTCTCCGTTCAGATAGCTGTTCGACGTATCACCCGTCCACGATGTCACATATGGCGCGAAACGGTCATTTTGGTAGTCGGTCCCGAAAGCCGCCTTCCGGGCTCATCTCGCACCTGCCCCGGGACAGGCCCCGCACACACCGGTACGCGAAAGGCCCCGGCCGACCCGTTGCGGGTCGGCCGGGGCCTTTCTTGCACGTGAATCGCGCCGGTCAGGCGGCGACGACGTCCACCGCTTCGGCCGGTGCCTTGATCGTCACCCGTCCCGCCGGTACTCCGGCGACGGAGACGGCATTCAGCATCGGACGTACCGGCACAGCCATCGCATCGGTGGCCGCCGCCGACTCGGCGAGCTCGGCCAACGACAGTTCATCGCTCACTTCACGCATGAGCTCGGACATCCGTACGTCCAGCGCGTCGCAAATGGCGGAGAGCAGTTCGGAGGATGCCTCCTTCTGCCCCCGCTCCACCTCGGAGAGATAGCCGAGCGAGACTCGGGCGGACGAGGAGACTTCGCGCAGAGTACGGCCTTGGCGCTGGCGCTGCCGACGCAGCACGTCACCAAGCAGGCGACGGAGCAGAATCATCGGTGGCTCCCTCCTCGGACCGCGTAGCCGCATCCTTCACGCCCCACCGTACCGCCTCGCGCTGCGGCCGTGCGGGGAGCGATGTCGTGTTCACTCAGGGCTGCAAACATCAATTCCCCCCGATCTATTCCGTATCCTGTGCCCTCGCATTTTCGCCGAGTTCGCCGGAGAGCAGCTCGAGCAGGGTCCGCACACTCTCTCTACGGATGTCCGCCCGGCCACCGTTCAACCTCAGCCCGGCCACTTTCCGCACGCCCTCCGGCCCGGCGACGGCCAGGAAGACGGTTCCGACCGGCTTGCCGTCCTGAGGGTCGGGGCCCGCGACGCCTGTGGTCGAGATCCCCCAGTCCGCACCCAGGAGCCGGCGCACACCGACGGCCATGGCCAGTGCGACGTCCGGGTCCACAGCGCCCCGCTCGTCGAGGAGCGCCCCGTCCACACCCAGCACGTCACGCTTCAGAGGCGTGGCGTAGGCCGTCACGGACCCGCGGAAGGTCCGCGAGGCCCCCGGCACCGAGGTGAGCTCCGCGGCCACGAGGCCGCCGGTGAGGGACTCGGCGACGCCGAGCGTCTCACCGCGCTCCTCGAGTCGCCGCAGCACCTGTGCCGCGCCGGAGGTCACCGGTCGGCCTCGGCGGCGCCTCGGCCCCCCACGACGGGCTCACCGAGCGGCTCCACGGCGGGTGCGGTGGCGCCGGCCGCCGGTTCGTCCGTGACGCAGACGCCCCGGCCGGCTTCGTCCGCCGCAACCGCGACAGCCTCCATCGCGGCCGCGTGTTCCGCCGCGATCCCCAGCCTGCGCAGCACGAATGCCTGGCGTACGTAGTCGAGACCGGTGACCACCGTGAGCACCACGGCGGCCATCATCACCCAGAAGCGCAGGGTCGCGAGGGGACCCGTCAGCGCCAGGACGTACATCCCCACGGCGATGCCCTGGGCGAGGGTCTTGATCTTCCCGCCCCGGCTGGCAGGGATCACCGAGTGCCGGATGACCCAGAAGCGCATGAGGGTGATCCCCAGCTCGCGGAAGAGGATCACAGCCGTGATCCACCACGGCAGGTCACCCAGCCACGACAGACTGATCAGCGCCGCACCCATGATCGCCTTGTCCGCGATGGGGTCGGCGATCTTCCCGAAGTCGGTGACCAGGTTGTACGTGCGGGCCAGATGGCCGTCGAAGACATCGGTGATCATCGCGATGGCGAAGGCCGCCCAGGCGAACGAGCGCCACGCCGGATCGTAGCCGCCGTCGTGCAGGAGGAGTACGACGAACCCCGGCACGAGCAGCAGCCGCACCATGGTGAGGATGTTCGCGATGTTCCACAGGCCGGCCTGGTTGACGGCCGCCGCGCCCAGCTTGCCGCCGCGGTGCGCCGGCGTCGCGCCGGAGCCGCCTGCCGCGGATGCCGGGACTTCCGTCATCTGGCTGCCTCCACAAGCTCGTGGTGTTCGGCCACGAGGTCCACTCCCTCGCTGCCGACTGCCTTGGCTTCGACCATACGGCCCGGCACGAGCCCTTCGCGTGCCGTGAAGACGACCTGGCCGTCCGTTTCAGGTGCCTGATGCGCCGCGCGGCCCACGGCGACCGGCCCGTCCTCCTCCGACTCGACCGATTCGACGAGCACCTGGAGGGTCTCGCCGACCCGCTCCTCGGCGCGCTGCGACGTCAGCTCCTCCGCGAGCTGCGAGATGTGCGCCAGGCGCTCCGCGATGACGTCCGCGTCCAGCTTGTTCTCGTAACCGAGGGCCTCGGTACCCTCCTCGTCGGAGTACCCGAAGACGCCGATGGCATCCAGCCGGGCGCCGGTGA from Streptomyces sp. NBC_01341 includes these protein-coding regions:
- a CDS encoding CsbD family protein, giving the protein MTDKKAVDKLKGKAKETTGKLTGDRRKEAEGKSDQAKAKAEGAMGGVGERAKGVKDSLGDDT
- a CDS encoding CinA family protein, whose amino-acid sequence is MTSGAAQVLRRLEERGETLGVAESLTGGLVAAELTSVPGASRTFRGSVTAYATPLKRDVLGVDGALLDERGAVDPDVALAMAVGVRRLLGADWGISTTGVAGPDPQDGKPVGTVFLAVAGPEGVRKVAGLRLNGGRADIRRESVRTLLELLSGELGENARAQDTE
- a CDS encoding Dps family protein codes for the protein MSVVKSALSEGDRKVVGDALQGALVDLVDLSLVAKQVHWNVVGPRFRSVHLQLDEVVDTARQHSDTVAERASAVGVNPDGRSRTLAKTTAIDAVPEGWIKDVDAVRVLVDALRVVIDRMRERIEATDEPDPISQDILITLTADLEKHAWMFQAESA
- a CDS encoding helix-turn-helix domain-containing protein; its protein translation is MILLRRLLGDVLRRQRQRQGRTLREVSSSARVSLGYLSEVERGQKEASSELLSAICDALDVRMSELMREVSDELSLAELAESAAATDAMAVPVRPMLNAVSVAGVPAGRVTIKAPAEAVDVVAA
- a CDS encoding Fpg/Nei family DNA glycosylase; amino-acid sequence: MPEGDTVLQAARRLDTALAGHVLTRFDLRVPRFATSDLTGRRVLGVVSRGKHLLTRFEEGFTLHSHLRMDGAWCVYDPGERWRGGPAFQIRAVLATAEHTAVGYRLPVLELLRTRDEEQVVGHLGPDLLGSDWDPDTALRNLLDDPARPVGEALLDQRNLAGIGNVYMCELCFMARVTPWLPMGEIPPPLATRLVHTAKQLLEANRDRPTRTTTGAVAAVSRGRVRERLFVYGRGDRPCLRCRTPIRRAERDDRPVYWCPQCQPGPTV
- the pgsA gene encoding CDP-diacylglycerol--glycerol-3-phosphate 3-phosphatidyltransferase — encoded protein: MTEVPASAAGGSGATPAHRGGKLGAAAVNQAGLWNIANILTMVRLLLVPGFVVLLLHDGGYDPAWRSFAWAAFAIAMITDVFDGHLARTYNLVTDFGKIADPIADKAIMGAALISLSWLGDLPWWITAVILFRELGITLMRFWVIRHSVIPASRGGKIKTLAQGIAVGMYVLALTGPLATLRFWVMMAAVVLTVVTGLDYVRQAFVLRRLGIAAEHAAAMEAVAVAADEAGRGVCVTDEPAAGATAPAVEPLGEPVVGGRGAAEADR